One part of the Gammaproteobacteria bacterium genome encodes these proteins:
- the gatA gene encoding Asp-tRNA(Asn)/Glu-tRNA(Gln) amidotransferase subunit GatA — protein MHTKTIAELSADLRARRVSSVELARHFLARIARLDPGLNSFISVTEEQAIAAAAAADRRLAAGDAGPLTGIPLAHKDIFCTRGVKTSCGSRMLDTFISPYDATVVERLTRAGVVMLGKTNMDEFAMGSSNETSWYGPVRNPWDVARVPGGSSGGSAAAVAARLAPAATGTDTGGSIRQPAALCGLTGLKPTYGRVSRYGMIAFASSLDQAGPIATSAEDAALLLTAMAGFDPRDSTSLEHPVPDYHAQLEDTSVAGLNIGLPREYFGDGLDPAVARAVEEAVEVYRRLGANVVEISLPNSALAVPTYYVVAPAECSSNLSRFDGVRFGYRCEEPRNLIDLYERSRGEGFGAEVKRRIMIGTYVLSAGYYDAYYLKAQKLRRLISEDFRRAFAEVDVIMGPTAPTPAFGLGAKQDDPLTMYLCDIYTIAVNLAGLPALSLPCGFAGALPVGLQLIGDYFADGRLLGLAHAYQRETDWHRRVPPGYE, from the coding sequence ATGCACACCAAGACGATCGCCGAATTGTCCGCCGACCTGCGCGCGCGCCGGGTTTCGAGCGTGGAGCTGGCGCGCCATTTCCTCGCCCGCATAGCCCGGCTCGATCCCGGGTTGAATTCCTTCATCAGCGTGACGGAGGAGCAGGCCATCGCCGCCGCCGCCGCTGCTGACCGGCGCCTGGCCGCCGGCGACGCCGGTCCGCTGACCGGCATCCCGCTCGCACACAAGGACATCTTCTGCACGCGCGGGGTGAAGACCAGCTGCGGCTCGCGCATGCTGGATACTTTCATTTCCCCCTATGACGCCACCGTGGTCGAACGCCTGACGCGGGCGGGCGTCGTGATGCTCGGCAAGACCAATATGGACGAATTCGCCATGGGGTCGTCCAACGAAACCAGCTGGTACGGCCCGGTGCGGAACCCATGGGATGTCGCGCGCGTCCCCGGCGGCTCCTCCGGCGGCTCGGCGGCGGCCGTGGCCGCGCGCCTGGCGCCGGCGGCCACCGGCACCGATACCGGCGGTTCGATCCGGCAACCGGCGGCCCTGTGCGGCCTGACCGGACTCAAGCCGACCTACGGCCGCGTGTCGCGCTACGGCATGATCGCCTTCGCCTCCAGTCTCGACCAGGCCGGCCCGATCGCGACCAGCGCCGAGGACGCCGCGCTGTTGCTGACCGCCATGGCGGGCTTCGACCCGCGCGACTCCACCAGCCTGGAGCACCCGGTGCCCGATTACCACGCCCAGCTGGAAGACACGTCCGTCGCGGGACTGAACATCGGCCTGCCGCGCGAATACTTCGGGGACGGGCTGGATCCCGCCGTAGCGCGTGCGGTCGAGGAAGCGGTCGAGGTCTACCGGCGGCTCGGCGCGAACGTGGTCGAGATCAGCCTGCCCAACAGCGCGCTGGCGGTGCCCACCTATTATGTCGTCGCGCCGGCCGAGTGTTCCTCGAACCTGTCGCGTTTCGACGGCGTGCGCTTCGGCTACCGCTGTGAGGAGCCGCGCAATCTGATCGATCTCTACGAGCGCAGCCGCGGCGAAGGTTTCGGCGCCGAGGTTAAGCGCCGCATCATGATCGGAACCTATGTGCTGTCGGCCGGCTATTATGACGCCTATTACCTCAAGGCGCAGAAGCTGCGCCGGCTGATCAGCGAGGACTTCCGGCGCGCCTTTGCCGAGGTGGACGTGATCATGGGGCCGACTGCCCCGACGCCGGCCTTCGGTCTTGGCGCCAAACAGGATGATCCGCTGACCATGTACCTGTGCGACATCTACACCATCGCGGTCAACCTCGCCGGTCTGCCAGCGCTGTCGCTGCCCTGCGGTTTCGCCGGCGCGCTGCCGGTGGGCCTGCAATTGATCGGCGACTATTTCGCCGACGGCCGTCTGCTGGGGCTGGCTCACGCCTATCAGCGCGAGACCGACTGGCACCGGCGCGTCCCGCCGGGATACGAATGA
- the gatC gene encoding Asp-tRNA(Asn)/Glu-tRNA(Gln) amidotransferase subunit GatC produces MSLSEGDVKRIARLARLEIGAGDAPRYAHDLSAILAFVEQMGSVDTAAVAPMAHPLDAVQRLREDAVTEENGREAFQAIAPRVEQGLYLVPRVIE; encoded by the coding sequence ATGTCCTTGAGTGAAGGCGATGTGAAGCGGATCGCGCGCCTCGCGCGACTGGAGATCGGCGCCGGCGACGCGCCGCGCTACGCGCATGACCTGTCCGCCATCCTCGCGTTCGTCGAACAGATGGGTTCGGTCGACACCGCGGCGGTCGCGCCCATGGCGCATCCGCTCGATGCCGTGCAGCGCCTGCGCGAGGACGCGGTGACCGAGGAGAACGGGCGCGAGGCCTTTCAGGCGATCGCGCCGCGGGTGGAACAGGGGCTGTACCTGGTCCCCCGGGTGATCGAGTGA